The proteins below are encoded in one region of Planctopirus limnophila DSM 3776:
- a CDS encoding tetratricopeptide repeat protein, translating to MHQLQTHDQSLRAMNRCVPQDGSTRGYDLGAIRAKARLACSSLLWLAMICGFQSFALQPTLAQPPANSADLSDFNNGVGLYRQSRWGDAVESFRQFIKANPQSPRVPESQIYIGLALINQQNYVEARTVLREFLKNFPENSNVAQARYRVAECSFLLNDFPAAKQELQSYLEKYPQDALAPRALAYLGDVQLQLKDPQAAITTFEEARKRFPAGALADDIEYGLAQAYSAAGKTAEGQKLLDAIAARQNHPHAADALLLLGNQASTAKDYPVAIRQFELLAERYPQSPLAETALTNRGYALFQTGQFDAAAAQFEKLAAQLEKTSSTWTPQQKQQAASYLYWQGLSQKNGNQLEAALVTFAKSFDLAGGSSIAESVLYQQTLTARQLGQTQKAEALALQLVEKWPQGDSADDALLMVIDLSLDRQDAAKTQSLIAQFRKSFPESSLKWHVRLLEGRRDLEEGTRTSNVEALQRAQVAFEETLQGATSIELKDQARYFSGLVLQLQGKLPEAREMIAPLAAQINAQSVRPEIIESLVIEMSVLFSLGDFEASAAVAGKYLSMFPQATQRRRAYALQGLAYAKAQQWAKAEAVIKQFEAEFPGDPAVAAALMDQAEVAEAAKQWPVALADFEKLKRLAAGTTNEPFAWRGTGWSRFRLGDYKLAAEEFAQLSAKFPQHPLQAEAMYYEGESWLLAKETEKALKVFQQAFDRFTPKDAASVKEELKAPVLFGYRSGLMMARTLEQTGRLEQADQAYETLLKKFPKAEVFDQLLNEWALINYEAGRFEQADKIFARLVAECPESPLADNAKLSLAESDLIQGEFARARKSLEELLESEQSDVSVKERALYQLVVLAIEQQRWDDVRKLGGQFVATYPESPQKLQVAVALAESQLATDLSVETATALLPQLDTLRETIRAARKQGEIEDWHGRPWVLWAEARLRHRNYEGLTDAAEELDGWQPPGPARWQIREVLGRAYKQQAKFDEARAAFQIVTKDPQSQQTELAAKAQFLLAETYFLQENWKQAFLEYQKVYSNYAFPEWQAAGLLQAAKCDEQRSQWKEAIATYERLLREFPNVSYATEAKERLEAARKRN from the coding sequence GTGCACCAATTGCAAACGCATGATCAATCCCTCAGAGCGATGAATCGCTGTGTCCCACAGGACGGCTCGACAAGAGGGTATGACCTCGGTGCCATTAGGGCCAAAGCGCGCCTGGCCTGCTCAAGCCTCTTATGGCTGGCCATGATCTGTGGTTTCCAATCGTTCGCTCTTCAGCCAACGTTGGCACAGCCGCCTGCCAATTCAGCAGACCTGAGTGACTTTAATAACGGCGTGGGATTGTACCGCCAGAGTCGTTGGGGAGATGCTGTCGAATCCTTTCGTCAATTCATCAAAGCCAACCCTCAAAGTCCGCGAGTCCCGGAATCGCAAATCTACATTGGTCTGGCTCTGATCAACCAGCAGAACTATGTCGAGGCCCGGACCGTCCTGCGAGAGTTTCTTAAAAACTTCCCCGAAAACAGCAACGTCGCTCAGGCACGTTACCGGGTGGCGGAATGCAGTTTTTTGCTCAATGATTTCCCGGCTGCGAAGCAGGAACTGCAAAGCTATCTGGAAAAGTATCCCCAGGATGCCCTGGCACCACGGGCACTTGCTTATCTGGGAGATGTACAGCTCCAGCTCAAAGACCCGCAAGCTGCGATCACCACCTTCGAGGAAGCCCGTAAGCGTTTCCCAGCTGGTGCCCTTGCGGATGACATCGAGTATGGACTGGCTCAGGCCTATTCAGCGGCTGGCAAAACCGCAGAAGGACAAAAGCTGCTCGATGCCATCGCCGCCAGACAGAATCATCCTCATGCAGCTGATGCTTTACTGCTGCTGGGAAATCAAGCCTCGACAGCCAAGGATTATCCCGTTGCCATTCGCCAGTTTGAATTGCTGGCCGAGCGATATCCTCAAAGCCCGCTCGCAGAGACAGCACTCACTAACCGCGGCTATGCGCTCTTTCAGACCGGTCAGTTCGATGCCGCAGCCGCGCAGTTTGAAAAACTTGCCGCTCAGTTGGAAAAGACGTCATCGACATGGACGCCTCAGCAGAAGCAACAGGCGGCGAGCTATCTGTACTGGCAAGGGTTGAGCCAGAAAAATGGCAATCAACTGGAAGCTGCCCTCGTTACTTTTGCAAAGAGCTTTGACCTGGCCGGTGGATCGTCCATCGCGGAAAGCGTGTTGTATCAGCAGACACTTACCGCCAGACAACTGGGACAAACACAAAAGGCAGAAGCGCTGGCACTCCAGCTTGTAGAGAAGTGGCCGCAAGGTGATTCCGCCGATGATGCGTTGCTGATGGTGATTGATCTCTCGCTGGATCGTCAGGATGCCGCCAAGACTCAGAGCTTGATCGCGCAGTTTCGCAAGTCCTTCCCGGAAAGCTCACTCAAATGGCATGTGCGACTGCTGGAAGGTCGGCGGGATCTTGAAGAAGGGACCCGCACGAGCAATGTGGAAGCTCTCCAGCGGGCTCAAGTGGCCTTTGAAGAAACGCTTCAAGGAGCCACATCGATCGAACTGAAAGATCAGGCCAGATACTTTTCAGGACTGGTTCTGCAACTGCAGGGCAAACTTCCCGAAGCGCGGGAAATGATTGCCCCTCTGGCGGCACAGATCAATGCACAAAGTGTTCGCCCGGAGATTATCGAATCGCTCGTGATCGAGATGTCAGTCCTCTTCAGCCTTGGCGACTTTGAAGCCAGTGCTGCGGTCGCAGGTAAATACCTGAGTATGTTCCCTCAGGCCACTCAGCGAAGGCGGGCCTATGCGCTGCAAGGCCTGGCATACGCCAAAGCGCAACAGTGGGCCAAGGCCGAAGCTGTGATCAAGCAGTTTGAAGCCGAGTTTCCTGGTGATCCTGCGGTCGCTGCCGCTTTGATGGATCAGGCCGAAGTGGCAGAAGCTGCCAAGCAATGGCCAGTCGCTCTCGCTGACTTCGAGAAACTGAAGCGACTGGCCGCAGGTACGACCAATGAACCATTTGCGTGGCGAGGAACAGGCTGGTCGAGATTTCGTCTGGGCGATTACAAACTGGCGGCTGAAGAATTTGCCCAGTTATCGGCAAAATTCCCGCAGCATCCGCTTCAGGCCGAGGCGATGTATTACGAAGGGGAGTCTTGGCTGCTGGCGAAAGAGACCGAGAAAGCACTCAAGGTCTTTCAACAGGCTTTTGATCGCTTCACGCCCAAAGACGCCGCCAGCGTGAAAGAGGAATTGAAAGCCCCGGTGCTGTTTGGATATCGCTCGGGCCTGATGATGGCCCGCACTCTCGAACAGACCGGGCGACTTGAACAGGCCGATCAAGCGTACGAAACCTTGCTCAAGAAGTTTCCCAAAGCGGAAGTGTTTGATCAGTTACTCAATGAATGGGCTCTGATCAATTATGAGGCAGGTCGATTTGAGCAGGCCGACAAGATTTTTGCGCGCTTAGTCGCTGAATGTCCGGAAAGCCCACTGGCTGATAACGCGAAGCTGAGCCTGGCGGAGAGCGACTTGATTCAAGGTGAATTTGCGCGGGCGAGAAAATCACTCGAAGAACTGCTGGAAAGTGAACAGTCCGATGTCAGTGTGAAAGAACGGGCTCTTTATCAACTCGTCGTGCTCGCCATCGAACAGCAGCGCTGGGATGACGTCAGAAAACTGGGTGGTCAGTTTGTGGCCACCTATCCCGAAAGCCCCCAAAAGCTGCAAGTCGCAGTGGCACTCGCTGAATCTCAACTGGCCACTGATCTCAGTGTGGAAACTGCCACCGCGCTACTTCCCCAACTTGATACTCTGCGCGAAACCATTCGTGCTGCGAGAAAACAGGGCGAAATCGAAGACTGGCATGGCAGGCCCTGGGTACTCTGGGCAGAGGCCCGGTTACGCCATCGCAACTATGAAGGTCTGACAGACGCTGCGGAAGAACTTGATGGCTGGCAACCACCCGGACCTGCCCGCTGGCAGATTCGAGAAGTTCTTGGCCGAGCCTACAAACAGCAAGCCAAATTTGATGAAGCCCGAGCAGCTTTTCAGATCGTGACCAAGGACCCGCAAAGCCAGCAGACAGAACTCGCTGCCAAGGCCCAGTTTCTGCTCGCAGAGACCTACTTTCTCCAGGAGAACTGGAAGCAGGCATTCCTGGAATACCAGAAGGTCTACTCCAATTACGCCTTCCCCGAATGGCAGGCGGCCGGTTTACTTCAGGCAGCCAAATGCGACGAACAGCGTAGCCAGTGGAAGGAAGCCATTGCGACCTACGAACGGCTGCTGCGCGAGTTTCCGAATGTCAGTTACGCCACCGAGGCGAAAGAGCGACTGGAAGCGGCTCGCAAACGCAATTGA
- a CDS encoding endonuclease/exonuclease/phosphatase family protein translates to MGTKPLLTGSPTRNSKFVGVKLAILLPWFLLVALLLSWGSDRVPADLHQPVAIFPPPADGDLSPTAVDLPQADSTNQPVLFEVATFNLHRGKGGDQPAKIDGFRQLLDGCDIIALQEDVLINGKTFSRQLGASMGLWAMEFPTEFQWGQVNGGNGLLLSRPPGQIATIPLPNAKGKAFRQIALIPVSMGEVRLTVLATHLDSTTDRPAQWPILIELWKSLAPPCILLGDLNTRPEDPLMKPLLAVEGTEDPLEIIARRNGSTQAAHIDWILTRGLKTISAEVIPTKLSDHPVVRARLEWPEEPKR, encoded by the coding sequence ATGGGCACTAAGCCACTTCTGACTGGATCGCCGACACGAAATTCGAAATTTGTGGGTGTGAAACTCGCGATCCTTCTGCCGTGGTTTCTGCTGGTGGCGCTTTTGCTCTCTTGGGGAAGTGACCGGGTTCCTGCCGATCTCCATCAGCCAGTCGCGATTTTCCCGCCACCTGCCGATGGAGACTTATCTCCAACAGCGGTCGATTTGCCACAAGCGGACTCCACCAATCAGCCAGTTCTCTTTGAGGTGGCTACGTTCAATTTGCATCGCGGCAAAGGGGGTGATCAACCAGCGAAAATCGATGGCTTTCGCCAGCTGCTCGATGGCTGTGACATCATTGCCCTGCAGGAAGATGTACTGATCAATGGAAAAACGTTCTCGCGCCAGTTGGGCGCATCCATGGGACTGTGGGCCATGGAATTTCCCACAGAGTTTCAATGGGGCCAAGTGAATGGCGGGAATGGTCTATTGCTCAGCCGCCCTCCTGGCCAGATCGCGACGATTCCACTCCCTAATGCGAAAGGTAAAGCCTTCCGACAGATCGCACTGATTCCCGTCTCAATGGGTGAAGTTCGCCTGACAGTTCTCGCCACGCATCTCGACAGCACGACGGATCGACCCGCACAATGGCCCATTCTCATCGAGCTGTGGAAGTCACTGGCACCCCCTTGCATCCTGCTGGGGGATTTGAACACACGTCCCGAAGATCCTTTGATGAAACCGTTACTTGCTGTGGAGGGAACAGAAGATCCGCTCGAGATTATCGCCCGAAGAAATGGCAGCACTCAGGCCGCTCATATCGACTGGATTTTGACCCGCGGCCTGAAAACGATCTCGGCCGAAGTCATTCCAACCAAGCTATCCGATCACCCTGTCGTTCGTGCCAGGCTGGAATGGCCTGAAGAGCCGAAGCGATAA
- the holA gene encoding DNA polymerase III subunit delta: MHATEFLADAQPTLPPVIICVGTQWKLRQNVLARLIELALGGDDASLTRLTGKTAEWPNVKDELSMVSMWGDRRLIVIEEADDFVSKYRGSIEKYFEQPAKKSILLLEVKSLPKTTRIAKLCASKGLEVDCSELKGPALNKWLTNLAKVQFGKTLTREALSLLVELVGEDLGTYEQELSKLSSYTGARTQIELEDVRSMVGGWTTETTWSMTDAARDGQLARSLECLEDLLRANEAPQKLLGGISFVYRKLAIAAELSRSMPLPQAMKEAGVFPRDQGAVEAYFRRIGRARADRLYQILLEADLGLKGGSKLPERIQMERLLMQLSGK, encoded by the coding sequence ATGCACGCGACGGAGTTTCTGGCTGATGCTCAACCGACGTTGCCGCCGGTGATCATTTGCGTGGGGACTCAATGGAAGCTGCGTCAGAATGTGCTGGCCCGGCTGATCGAGCTGGCATTGGGCGGAGACGATGCGTCTCTCACCAGGCTTACTGGTAAAACGGCAGAGTGGCCGAACGTCAAAGACGAACTTTCGATGGTTTCGATGTGGGGCGACCGCCGCCTGATTGTCATTGAAGAGGCCGACGATTTCGTCTCGAAGTATCGTGGCTCCATCGAGAAATATTTCGAGCAGCCCGCTAAAAAATCGATTCTGCTGCTGGAAGTGAAATCGCTCCCCAAGACCACGCGCATCGCCAAGCTCTGTGCCTCGAAAGGCCTCGAAGTTGATTGCAGCGAACTCAAAGGGCCGGCACTCAACAAGTGGCTGACCAATCTGGCCAAGGTTCAGTTTGGGAAAACACTCACGCGCGAGGCGCTCTCACTGCTGGTGGAACTCGTCGGCGAAGATCTCGGAACTTATGAGCAGGAACTCAGTAAGCTCTCTTCATACACAGGAGCGAGAACACAGATTGAACTTGAAGATGTCCGCAGTATGGTCGGGGGGTGGACCACCGAAACCACCTGGTCAATGACCGATGCAGCCCGAGATGGCCAATTGGCACGCAGTCTCGAATGCCTGGAAGACCTGCTGCGCGCCAATGAAGCTCCCCAAAAGCTGCTGGGTGGGATTTCGTTCGTTTATCGAAAACTGGCGATTGCAGCCGAACTTTCGCGATCGATGCCACTACCTCAGGCGATGAAAGAGGCGGGTGTTTTTCCGCGCGATCAAGGGGCTGTGGAGGCTTATTTCCGCCGGATTGGCAGAGCACGGGCCGATCGACTCTACCAGATTCTGCTGGAGGCCGATCTCGGTCTTAAGGGTGGCAGCAAACTCCCGGAACGGATTCAGATGGAACGTCTCTTGATGCAGCTTTCAGGGAAATAA
- a CDS encoding PQQ-binding-like beta-propeller repeat protein, with protein MPTAHSPDERMPQSSRREFISQLTWLGGCAVLSSTAAGFAAGQISAAEVDSSASDHWNQWRGPQRTGFATRSSTPDSLDESHLQTLWNVPLEPSYSGPLISGNAVYTTATVGQKTEHVYRLDRTTGKKIWEQSWEGAISVPFFAKANGDWIRGTPALAGSRLYVPGIRDLLVCLNAENGEILWKLDFVSKFKAALPTFGFVASPLVTEKMVFVQAGGAVCALDPEKGDLLWRSFDDGGGMNGSAFSSPFLAEIDGQTQLLIQSREKLAGLVPQTGEVLWQIPIPAFRGMNITTPVVWNGCVFTSSYGGGSFLMKPEQTSPGKWTVNEVWKNKVQGYMSTPIVSGDHAYLHLRNQRFACIDLKTGKEAWITQPFGKYWSLVAIGNRLLTLDETGELRLILMTPEKFEQISSRSLKDNSWAHLAVAGQEIAIRDLNGLTLYKWT; from the coding sequence ATGCCCACTGCACACTCCCCAGACGAGCGCATGCCACAATCGAGCCGACGAGAATTCATCAGCCAGCTGACCTGGTTAGGTGGTTGTGCAGTCTTGAGCAGCACTGCTGCCGGCTTTGCAGCTGGGCAAATTTCAGCAGCCGAAGTCGATTCATCGGCCAGCGATCATTGGAATCAGTGGCGCGGGCCACAGAGAACCGGTTTTGCTACCCGAAGTTCGACACCCGATTCACTCGATGAATCGCATCTGCAGACCCTCTGGAATGTCCCTCTCGAACCCAGTTATTCCGGCCCTCTGATTTCAGGTAATGCCGTTTATACGACCGCCACAGTGGGCCAGAAGACCGAACACGTCTACCGGCTCGATCGAACCACGGGCAAAAAAATCTGGGAACAATCGTGGGAGGGTGCCATCTCCGTCCCCTTCTTTGCCAAAGCGAATGGTGACTGGATTCGCGGGACACCCGCCCTGGCTGGCTCGCGTCTGTATGTCCCGGGGATTCGAGATCTGCTGGTCTGCCTGAATGCAGAAAATGGCGAGATTCTCTGGAAGCTCGATTTCGTGTCGAAGTTCAAGGCAGCACTCCCCACCTTCGGCTTTGTGGCTTCACCTCTGGTAACGGAAAAAATGGTCTTCGTGCAGGCGGGCGGAGCTGTCTGTGCTCTCGATCCAGAAAAGGGAGACCTCCTCTGGCGATCATTCGATGATGGCGGCGGCATGAATGGCAGCGCCTTCTCATCACCCTTTCTGGCAGAGATCGATGGTCAGACACAACTGCTGATTCAATCCCGCGAAAAACTGGCCGGGCTGGTCCCCCAAACAGGAGAAGTCCTCTGGCAGATTCCGATCCCCGCATTTCGCGGCATGAACATCACCACCCCCGTCGTCTGGAATGGCTGTGTCTTTACCAGCAGTTATGGCGGTGGTTCCTTCCTCATGAAGCCAGAGCAGACTTCGCCCGGCAAATGGACGGTCAACGAAGTCTGGAAGAACAAAGTTCAAGGATATATGTCGACCCCGATTGTCTCCGGCGACCATGCCTATCTGCATCTGCGGAATCAGCGATTTGCCTGCATTGATCTCAAGACGGGTAAAGAAGCCTGGATCACGCAGCCCTTTGGCAAGTATTGGAGCCTCGTCGCCATCGGCAATCGCCTGCTGACATTGGACGAAACCGGTGAGTTGCGGCTGATTCTCATGACACCCGAGAAGTTCGAGCAGATCAGCTCTCGATCTCTCAAAGACAACAGCTGGGCTCACCTGGCGGTGGCTGGCCAAGAGATTGCGATCCGCGACCTGAATGGACTAACCCTCTACAAGTGGACCTAG